From Streptomyces sp. TLI_053, a single genomic window includes:
- a CDS encoding LuxR family transcriptional regulator, giving the protein MPTENVNEDENVNERNGAGRLPVARERAHAELAALARSTAGRALVLRALPGVDRTSLLGRAAVTAEREGHRVVRVTGVEAEARLPHAGLHQLLHPLLGEVARSDEATRAVLDGVFGRAEDDRPSVVRLGTAVLRLLSRAAVRQPLLLVVDDGQWLDDPSAEVLGFVGRRLAGSRVRLLIAVRAEVASRFDSAALPGWTVAVRSGTVPRGAVLADAHSAHRPDRTAVPVLTPLTWQERRVADLAAAGLTNKEIGRRMHLSPRTVASHLYRVFPKLGITTRAALRDALNRTAGAGRLQP; this is encoded by the coding sequence ATGCCGACGGAGAACGTGAACGAGGACGAGAACGTGAACGAGCGGAACGGTGCGGGCCGGCTGCCGGTGGCGCGGGAGCGTGCGCACGCCGAACTCGCGGCGCTGGCGCGGAGCACGGCGGGCCGGGCCCTCGTGCTCCGCGCGCTGCCGGGAGTCGACCGGACGTCCCTGCTGGGTCGCGCCGCCGTCACGGCGGAGCGGGAGGGGCACCGCGTCGTGCGGGTGACCGGGGTCGAGGCGGAGGCCCGGCTGCCCCACGCCGGACTGCACCAGTTGCTCCATCCGCTGCTCGGTGAGGTCGCGCGGTCGGACGAGGCGACCCGAGCCGTGCTCGACGGTGTCTTCGGCCGGGCCGAGGACGACCGGCCGTCGGTCGTGCGACTGGGCACAGCCGTCCTCCGGCTGCTGTCCCGGGCGGCGGTGCGGCAGCCGCTGCTGTTAGTCGTGGACGACGGGCAGTGGCTGGACGATCCCAGTGCCGAGGTGCTCGGCTTCGTGGGGCGGCGCCTGGCCGGGAGCCGGGTGCGGCTGCTGATCGCGGTCCGTGCCGAAGTGGCGTCGCGGTTCGACTCCGCCGCCCTGCCCGGGTGGACCGTCGCCGTCCGCTCGGGAACCGTCCCCCGGGGAGCCGTCCTCGCCGACGCGCACTCGGCGCACCGGCCGGACCGTACCGCAGTGCCGGTCCTCACCCCGCTGACCTGGCAGGAACGCCGGGTCGCGGACCTGGCAGCCGCAGGGCTGACCAACAAGGAGATCGGCCGGCGCATGCACCTCTCGCCGCGCACGGTCGCCTCGCATCTCTACCGCGTCTTCCCGAAGCTCGGCATCACCACCAGGGCGGCGCTGCGCGACGCCCTGAACCGAACCGCGGGCGCGGGTCGGCTCCAGCCGTGA